One window of the Chitinophaga niabensis genome contains the following:
- a CDS encoding rhodanese-like domain-containing protein: protein MKKMLLTACLLMAVLAGFAQDAVPADAFEKGMQQPEIQLLDVRTAKEFNTGHLQDALQADFTKKSEFFDRIKYLDKSKPVYIYCLSGGRSTAAAKWMRENGYSKVVEMEGGVIAWKQAGKALAGGTTGPQFSIPDFEKAVSNGKWVLVDVGAAWCPPCRKMEPVVKQIVKEKQLKLVNVDAGKDTDVMNSIQAKAPPTFVLYKDGKEVWRKEGVVTLEEFRSAIR from the coding sequence TGCGCAGGATGCAGTACCGGCAGATGCTTTTGAAAAAGGGATGCAGCAACCGGAGATCCAGTTGCTGGATGTACGTACCGCGAAAGAATTTAATACAGGCCATCTGCAGGATGCCCTGCAGGCTGATTTTACAAAGAAGAGCGAGTTTTTCGACCGCATCAAATACCTTGATAAATCCAAACCAGTATATATCTACTGCCTGAGTGGCGGCCGCAGTACTGCTGCTGCCAAATGGATGCGTGAGAACGGATATTCGAAAGTGGTAGAGATGGAAGGAGGTGTAATAGCCTGGAAACAAGCAGGTAAAGCATTGGCAGGTGGTACCACCGGCCCGCAGTTCAGCATACCTGATTTTGAGAAAGCGGTGAGCAATGGAAAATGGGTGCTGGTAGATGTTGGTGCCGCATGGTGCCCGCCATGCCGGAAGATGGAACCTGTTGTGAAACAGATCGTTAAAGAAAAACAATTGAAATTGGTGAATGTGGACGCCGGCAAGGATACGGATGTGATGAACAGCATTCAAGCTAAAGCACCGCCTACCTTTGTGTTGTATAAAGATGGAAAAGAAGTATGGCGGAAGGAAGGTGTGGTAACACTGGAAGAATTCAGATCAGCGATCAGATAA